ACGTTAAAAACCTTGGTAAAAAATCTTATGATGAGATAGTTGAAAAGGTTCAAGAGTTTGGTTACGAAGTCGGTGCTGATTTAGCAGACGATGTAGTTAACGCTCTAAAAAAACAAATAGAAGCAAAATAAGGAAATAATGATGAGACACCGTCATGGATACCGTAAACTAGGACGTACAAGTGCACACCGTAAGGCACTTTTAGCAAATCTTAGTATTTCGTTAATTGAACATGGTAAAATTGAAACTACTGCAGTTAAAGCAAAAGAGTTACGTTCTTACGTAGAAAAATTAATTACAGTAGCTGGAAAGGGTGATTCAAATGCTCACAGAGCTGTATTTGCATCACTTCAAAGTAAAACTGCAACTAAAAAACTAGTTGAGGAGATTGCACCACAGTACGTTGAGCGTCAAGGTGGTTACACTAGAATTACTCGTACTCGTATTCGTCGTGGAGATGCTACGACTATGGCTTTTATCGAATTAGTATAATTTAATATTTTATACGGTTATAGAGTAAATCTCTCTAACTTACGCTAACGCTGAGTTTGACTCGGCGTAAAGCCCACACGCAGTAACTTCGCCCTAAATAATTTCCCCCTAAATAATCAACTTAGGATAATCATGAAAAAAATCATATTCGGTACACAAAGAATTTCTGAACACAATCCACAGCATCTGCAAGCTTTAAAAGAGGCTATAAAATCAGGTATTAAAATAATTGACACGTCACCCTCGTATATTGACGGAAGTGCACAAAGAACAATTGCTTTAGCCTTTAGAGAGCTTGAAGATGATATTAAACAAAATATTGAGATTATTTCAAAGTTTGACATAAACTCTAATCCAACTGAAGTCTTAGAAAAATCTTTAAAAGATTTAGAAATAGATTATATTGATTGTTTATTGATTGAAAATCCAGAGAGTATTTTATATAAAGCCTTAGAAGAAGGTTTAAGTAAAGATGAGAGATTGGATGAGATGAATAGGGTTATTTTTGATGCTTTTTTAGAATGTGAATCTCTTATCCAAAACGGTAAGATTAAATCATACGGTATAAGCAGTGAAGCCTTCTCTATAGTGCATAATAATGATAAATTCTTACCCTACGAAGACTTAATCACTTTAGCGCATAATGCGGCTGAAGAATTAAAAAACAACAATCACGGTTTTAGCACGATAGAGTTACCGATAAATATTTTAGAGTCAGAAGGCTTAATTTGTGCAAAATGGGCTAAAGAAAATTCTCTGCGTGTTATAGCTACAAGGCCATTAAATGCAATAACTAACAATCAAGTTTACAGACTTGCAGATTATGACGAATCACATGAATATTATCATCATTTAAATGAACTTTTAGAAGTTACGGATAATGAGATGCTAAAACCATTGTTTAACTTGTTTGAAGAGCTTGACGCATCCAAGCATAAATTTGGCTGGATAGGTGACTATGAGACTTTTTTATATACTCAAGCCATACCGCATATACAAAAATCTTTAAAGTCTATAGATGAAAAAAATGCTCAAACTATGTTAAATTTTATAGATTTATTTTTGATAGAGTATAAAAAGATGGTAGCTTATGAGTGCTCAAAAAAGACGAAAATAGCCTTAAAAGAGGTGTTTAAAGATTGCCGTTTAAGCATGCAGGAGTGTGCATTAAGCTATTTACTAAATATTGACGATATAGATTATATAGCGGTGGGGATGCGTAAACCTTCCTATGTTCATGAAATTATGAGTTTAGGATGATAAATTTATCAATTGTTAAGCGCTTTTATCATATTTTATGTTATTAATATTTTTTAATGAATAAGTTGTGGTAAAAGGAAAAAAATGATACCCTTTAGTGATGAAGAACTTGTAGGACCTGTAAAGAGTGTTATTGATAAAGTCAGACCCTCTATAGCATTAGACGGTGGGGATATTGAATTTATAGCCGTTAAAAACGGGAGTGTCTATGTACAGTTAAAAGGTGCATGTATAGGCTGTGCAAGCAGCGGTACGACTTTAAAATACGGGGTTGAGCGTCAACTTCGTATGGATATACACCCTGAACTGACAGTAGTAAATGTTCCTGCAGGTATGGAAAACGATATAGATAATCTTTAGTAAGGAGGATGTTATGGGTGTAATAAGCAAATACAAAATATTATCACAAGCAAAAGATAGCTTCTCAAAAGCAGAGTTTGATGTTGCCTTAAAAAAGTTTGCTACCGTATTACAAAACTATCCTAATTCCAAAGAAGCTTACAACGGTGTTATACTATCTGAAATGGCAATGAGTGGAGAAGGCGGTGCTGAAGCACTGTTTGATTATTATGAAATACTTAAAGAAGAGGATAGTGAGCAAGCAGATGTAATTATGGCTGATTTATTGTCAAATATGGATGGAGCTATCGATACTTTAGGAGAGATGTTTGCCGAGCCTATACGCGATAGATTAGAATATGAAGATGGGATACTTTATAGTGATTTTAAAAAGATAATAGAAGAAGGTGCTACTTTTAAAGAAACTTTTGAAAATATAATGTTTTCAACTCGTGTGATTATTACCGATAAAGAAGATTTTCTTGAATTTTTAGACTCTTTGATTGAACACGGATTTAACAAAATGGCTATAAACTATTTAGAAGGTGCATTAAGTGCTTATCCATCGGATGAAAAATTAAGAAATTTATTAACAAAACTATCACAAGGTAAGATGATTGAAAATTGAGCTGCCTGATCAGGCTTTTAAATACGTAAGTGAAAATTCAAAAGAGTGTGACGAACAAACGGCATTTGTTCTAACCAAACAAAATGAAAAGTATCTTCAAAATGCAAAAGATAATAACGCCCACTCCATTATAAAAATAGAAGAAATTGCAAAACTCTTTGCAATAGATAGTATTAAAATAGTAGGTATTACGGGTACAAACGGTAAAACTACAACGGCAAGTGCTATATATTCGTTTTTGTTAGATTTAGGCTATAAGGCAGCCTTCCAAGGTACCCGCGGTTTTTTTATGAACGATGAAATAGCCGAAGGTAAAAGTCTTACAACTCCAAGTGTTTTAAATACATATCTGCACATTTACCAAGCTGTTGAAGCGGGATGTGATTTTTTCATCATGGAAGTAAGTTCACATGCAATTGTGCAACAAAGAGTTGAAGGTTTAAACTTTGAATTGAAAATTTTAACGAATATTACACAAGATCATTTGGATTATCATAAAACTCTAGGTGAGTATATATCCGTAAAAAACAGTTTTTTCCAAGATGGGTCTAAAAAACTTATAAATAAAGATGAGCCTAAAGCATCTTTTAACATTAAAAACACAATGACATATGGCATAGAAAATCCGGCTACATATAAACTTATGGCATATTCACTTAACAATGCATCTAGCGGAATAATACAATATATGCAAGATGAAGTAGTACCTTTTACATCTTCATTACACGGTTTTTTCAATCTTTACAACTTAATGGCGGCAATTTCAGCCGTGCATATACTTACCGGTAAAAAACTTGAGGAAATTGTACAAGTAGTCGATAATTTTGCAGGTGTCAGCGGTAGAATGGAACAGGTTAGTGATGAACCCAATGTTATAGTCGATTTTGCTCATACGCCTGATGGTATGGCTCAAGTTTTAAATGCATTAAAAGAGAAAGACCTGCTTGTTGTTTTTGGCGCAGGCGGAGATAGAGATAAAACTAAACGTCCTCTTATGGGTAAGGTTGCATCTACTCTTGCTAAAAAAGTTTATATCACAAGTGATAACCCCCGCACGGAAGATCCGGATGCTATCATAAAAGATATACTTGAAGGTATTGAAGATAAAACAGACGTAGCTGTTGAAGTTAACCGTAAAAAAGCTATTGAGATGGCACTAAAAGACCAAAAAGACGATGAAGTCGTGGTTGTCCTTGGAAAGGGTGACGAGGCTTATCAGATCATATACGATCAAAAACTTCCCTTTGATGACAGGGAAGTTATTAGAGAGATATTAAACTCTTAGTTTACTGTGTAAGTTCTTGTGATTGGTGCTAAAGTCGCAGCAGATGTATTCGTTTCTTCAAATACGGTAGCTGTGACATTTGTATCGCCTGTTAAAATGGTTATAGTAGCTACATAGTTTTCATCAACTGAAATTACTGCACCGTTATCTGCACTCCATTCAATATTTCTTTTTATTACTTTTGAAGTATTGTCTTCAAAAGTACCTGTAGCTTCCAAAATATAACTGCCTGTAGAATTTATATCTGCAT
The genomic region above belongs to Sulfurimonas lithotrophica and contains:
- a CDS encoding NifU family protein, which gives rise to MIPFSDEELVGPVKSVIDKVRPSIALDGGDIEFIAVKNGSVYVQLKGACIGCASSGTTLKYGVERQLRMDIHPELTVVNVPAGMENDIDNL
- the rplQ gene encoding 50S ribosomal protein L17 — encoded protein: MRHRHGYRKLGRTSAHRKALLANLSISLIEHGKIETTAVKAKELRSYVEKLITVAGKGDSNAHRAVFASLQSKTATKKLVEEIAPQYVERQGGYTRITRTRIRRGDATTMAFIELV
- a CDS encoding aldo/keto reductase translates to MKKIIFGTQRISEHNPQHLQALKEAIKSGIKIIDTSPSYIDGSAQRTIALAFRELEDDIKQNIEIISKFDINSNPTEVLEKSLKDLEIDYIDCLLIENPESILYKALEEGLSKDERLDEMNRVIFDAFLECESLIQNGKIKSYGISSEAFSIVHNNDKFLPYEDLITLAHNAAEELKNNNHGFSTIELPINILESEGLICAKWAKENSLRVIATRPLNAITNNQVYRLADYDESHEYYHHLNELLEVTDNEMLKPLFNLFEELDASKHKFGWIGDYETFLYTQAIPHIQKSLKSIDEKNAQTMLNFIDLFLIEYKKMVAYECSKKTKIALKEVFKDCRLSMQECALSYLLNIDDIDYIAVGMRKPSYVHEIMSLG
- a CDS encoding UDP-N-acetylmuramoyl-L-alanyl-D-glutamate--2,6-diaminopimelate ligase produces the protein MKIELPDQAFKYVSENSKECDEQTAFVLTKQNEKYLQNAKDNNAHSIIKIEEIAKLFAIDSIKIVGITGTNGKTTTASAIYSFLLDLGYKAAFQGTRGFFMNDEIAEGKSLTTPSVLNTYLHIYQAVEAGCDFFIMEVSSHAIVQQRVEGLNFELKILTNITQDHLDYHKTLGEYISVKNSFFQDGSKKLINKDEPKASFNIKNTMTYGIENPATYKLMAYSLNNASSGIIQYMQDEVVPFTSSLHGFFNLYNLMAAISAVHILTGKKLEEIVQVVDNFAGVSGRMEQVSDEPNVIVDFAHTPDGMAQVLNALKEKDLLVVFGAGGDRDKTKRPLMGKVASTLAKKVYITSDNPRTEDPDAIIKDILEGIEDKTDVAVEVNRKKAIEMALKDQKDDEVVVVLGKGDEAYQIIYDQKLPFDDREVIREILNS